The sequence TCGTCTTCAACGCCCTGAATCAGGAACACATCCAGAAGATCGTGCGCATGCATTTGGATCTGCTCGCAGAGCGGCTGAAGTCGCAGGGCTTCACCCTGAAAGCCGACCAGAAAGCGGTCGCAGTGCTCGCAAAGCTCGGCTTTGACCCGGAGTATGGCGCCCGCCCGGTGCGACGCACGATTCAGGAGAAGGTGGAGGACGAAGTAGCCGAATCGATGCTCAAAGGCATCTTCCGGCAGGGCGATACCATCGTGATCGCGCGCAAGGATGACGACCATGTCACCGTCCTCCCCGGGAATGCAGTGAAAGAGGCAGAGCCCGCTGTACAAGAGGAGAAAACGGAGGTCGCCTCTTCCTAAAACCGTTCGCATCGCCGAATACTGCGCCCAGAGCGCAGCGCCTGCACGTTTGTACAATATATGATCATGTCATAAATTTAGGATGTAACAATGCTCCTCCCCGTTCAGAAAAGGCTCAAAACGTGGTAGAATAATGAGATTTATGCCGATCGAACCCGTCAAGATTCCGCAGAACGTGTACGTCGAAGACCGCATCGTCGGTCCCGTCACGTTGCGCCAACTCATCATCCTGCTGGCCACGGGAGGATTCAGCTACGCCATTTGGACCGCAGCCAAGAACCAACTGGGCGCCTCGAGCCTCACCCTCACCGTCATCTGCTGGATCCCCTTCCTGATCGGCGTGGTCTTCGCCTTCGTGCGGATTCAGGGAATCGGCCTCATGCGATTCATTCTGCTCATGATGGAAAAGATGGAAAAGCCGACCATCCGTCAGTGGGCTCCCCGCCGCGGCATCTCGATCAACTTTCAGTATTTCTCCGCAGCCGAAGACGCAGCGGACAAGGCGAAGAAACTGGTCGTGCAGCCCCACCGCGAAAAGCTGGAAGAGCTGAGCGCCCTGCTCGATCGAGGGCCGCTCGTGGCTGCGGAGAAGAGCGAAGCACCCGCAACAGCCCTCCCCCTCTCTGACACGCAGAACCCGCAACGCCCGGTGGATCCCACTCGCATCCGCGCCAACGGAACAGAGCACGCTTCTCCGCTCGATGACATCTTCACGCGAACGGAAAAGAAAGAACAGGAGTCGGCCCAACCAGGCGCCAAGACACTTCAGGATATTCTTCCTCCCCCCGCCACCCGATGACTCCGGATGTTTCCGATCAGATGGCCCACAGCGAAGATCACGCATCCGAAATGCGGCACGCCGGCAAGAGGCCGAAGGATACCGTGCGTAACCGCAAGGCGCTCTCCAAGGCCGCAACCCAGCGGTTCCTCCCCATTGCCGAAGTCCGCAATGACACCGTGATACTGAAGAATGGCGGACTGCGCGCCGTGCTCTCGGTCGAGGCGCTCAACTTCAACCTGAAGAGTGAGACGGAGCAGAAAGGTATCATCGCCGGCTATCAATCCTTCGTGAACACGCTCAACTTCCCCATTCAGATCGTCATCCGATCGACGAAGATCAACATTGACCCGTACATCGAGCAACTGCGTGCACGTGCGAAGGATCAGCAGAACGAACTGCTCAGGGACCAGACGAACGAATATGCCACCTTCATCGAACGCATCGTGGAGGCAGCAGACATCATGCAGAAGCGCTTCTTCGTTGTTGTCCCTCTCGATGACCACCCCAAGCGCAAATCACTCATCGCCACCTTCCTGGAATGGATCGGCATCGATGACACGACGAGCAAGGCCCTGGCGCGCCACCAGATGTTCGAGAAGCGCATCGCCCCCCTGCGTGACCGCATCAACCTCGTGGAAGCGGGATTGAACAGCGTCGGTCTCATGACACGGCGCCTCTCGACCCGCGACCTTCTGGAGCTCTACTACCAGGTCTACAACCCTTCGACGAGCCAGGAACAGAAGCTGAATCAGATTTCTGATCTGAATACGGCGGAGTTAGTACTGTGAGGGCAATAAGAAAGGCAGAAGAAAAGGAATAAGAAGAATCAAAGGAAATAAAAGAAATAAAGGAATGTCCTCTCATGCCTCTTGTGCATTGATCTTCTATTTCTTCTCTTTCCTTTATTTCCTCAAACAGGCCTGTTTTCTTGACTCCTGCAGCCCGGAATGGGAAGCTGACTGAGACGTCATGGCTCGTGCGGGCATGACGATGGATCCCCCCTTTTCTCACTCCTTCCCCCCGCACCCCCTCTTTTCTATGGCACGCCCTGCCCCCGTCGCAAATCCCATCATGGAGCAGCTGCTCAAGTCCGCTCCTCCCATCGTTCGTGTCCGCCCCGGCGAACTCGTCGAGGGATCCGTGGTCTTCAAAGCGAAGAACAAGCTCCTGCTCGATATCGGCGGCTCACAGACGGGCATCGTTTCGGGACGGGAATTGCGTGACTCGTTCAACACCTTCCGCAGCCTGCAGATCGGCGAAGAGGTCACTGCGTTGGTTTTGGAAGAGGAGAACGAAGAGGGCATGGTGGTCTTGAGTCTTCGGATGGCGAGTCAGCAGAAGGCATGGGAGCGTTTCCACAAGCTCGTGGAGCAGGATGGAACGATGGAATTCACCGCTCAGGAAGCGAACAAAGGAGGATTACTGGCGAATATCGACGGCATTCGCACCTTCCTGCCGGTGAGCCAGCTCGCCCCCGTCAATTACCCGCGCGTGAACAATGCCGACGCCTCGGAAATCATTTCGAAGCTGAAGAAATTCGTGGGGCACACCTTCACGGTGAAGATCATCACCATGGATGAAGAAGCCGGAAAAATCGTGGTGAGCGAGCGCGAAGCGATGGCCGAGGAACGCGCAAAGGCACTCGAAAGCCTGAAGGTGGGAGATGTGAAGGAAGGCATGGTGAGCGGCATCGTGAAGTACGGCGTGTTCGTCTCGTTCGACGGAGTGGAGGGGCTCGTGCACATCTCCGAGATCGCCTGGGGCCATGTGCGCAATCCGGCGGAATACGCGGAGCTGGGTGACAAGGTCACGGTGAGGATCATCGGCCTGGACGGCGACAAGATCTCGCTCTCGATCAAGCAACTCACGAAGGATCCCTGGGAGGAGGTCGCTGAGCGCTACCCGGTGGGCAAGCGCGTGCAGGGCACCATCGTGCGCTTCACCGAGTACGGAGCTTTCCTCAAGCTTGAGAAGGATATCAACGGCCTCGTGCACCTGTCGGAAATCGCGCACCACAAAGTGACGGATCCCTCTGAAGTGCTGACCATCGGCCAGAAGGTGGATGCGCAGGTGATCAACATCGACATCGATGAGCGCCGCATCGGCCTCTCGATCAAAGCCCTGCTCCCCATCGACAAAGAGACGCTCGATCGCATCAAACGTGAGCGCGAGGAAGAGGAACAGAAGGCCAAAGAAGCGAAAGAGGCTCCCCAGACACAGGCCGCAGAGCCCGAAGCTGCAGGTGCACAGCCAGAGAAGAAAGCCGTCAAGAAAGTGAATCAGGAAGCCCTCTTCCCCACTGAGGATGTTGCCGAAGTGAAGGGTTCGCCTGCCCGCCGTAGCTCCGAGCAAAGCGAGGAGCGAAGGTGGGTTGCTTCCAAGACCGGCAAGAAGTACTACGAGCTCGAGTCCGCCGCCGGGCAGAAGATCAAGGAAGAGAATCGCGTGTACTTCAAGACGGAGAAAGAGGCAGAGAAGGCAGGCTTCAGCGCGTGAGACGCATCAGTCGATCTTCTGTTCGCTTAAGA is a genomic window of Candidatus Peribacter riflensis containing:
- a CDS encoding 30S ribosomal protein S1, encoding MARPAPVANPIMEQLLKSAPPIVRVRPGELVEGSVVFKAKNKLLLDIGGSQTGIVSGRELRDSFNTFRSLQIGEEVTALVLEEENEEGMVVLSLRMASQQKAWERFHKLVEQDGTMEFTAQEANKGGLLANIDGIRTFLPVSQLAPVNYPRVNNADASEIISKLKKFVGHTFTVKIITMDEEAGKIVVSEREAMAEERAKALESLKVGDVKEGMVSGIVKYGVFVSFDGVEGLVHISEIAWGHVRNPAEYAELGDKVTVRIIGLDGDKISLSIKQLTKDPWEEVAERYPVGKRVQGTIVRFTEYGAFLKLEKDINGLVHLSEIAHHKVTDPSEVLTIGQKVDAQVINIDIDERRIGLSIKALLPIDKETLDRIKREREEEEQKAKEAKEAPQTQAAEPEAAGAQPEKKAVKKVNQEALFPTEDVAEVKGSPARRSSEQSEERRWVASKTGKKYYELESAAGQKIKEENRVYFKTEKEAEKAGFSA